CGACTTTACTGATCAGGAGATCAGACGACAACTTTTACGACGATATGTCATTGACTGCATCTGCATCATACAAACCGAGGCCGACGCAAAAGCTGCCCGTCAAATGCTGGAGCAGAATGACCTTTTGTACGAGAGGTGGGCAGATACTGATGACAACACATGGGAGAGTGTTCTCTTCCGCATTCTCACCTCGAGGACCTATGATTCGGAGAATTCTGAAAGCTCGATTATACAGATTGTCGAgatcatcaacaaaaccACCGTCGAAGCAGACGAGGCAGGCCACGAAAAGCTGCAGACACTGACGCCTAGAAAGTACCGTTTCGACCTTCTCATGTACAAAATATTCAGCTATGCGTTGGAGAGGTACAATGAACCGACAGCCGTGGACGAAATGCCCATTGACGTTGGGGGGCTCCTGAAGCAGTTCAAGAACACCCAACCCGCAATCAAGGACTCCAGCGTTGATCCTCGGCTGGAATGGGAACTCGTGCTGAAAACTCTGGACTTTTGTGTTTCCGAGCTCTCAAATGGCGAGTTTCATCCCCTGAGACTCGACAACAAGACCACCAGGGCCAACAGGATTTTCTGCACTCTTTTGTGTGCTCTTCAAAAGCAGATTATGATTCGGGAGCAAACAACGACGGCTCTAGACAACATTTCAAGCGACAAGGCACATGCCCAGTTTGCAAGTGTTTACACCGAGCTTCTCGGCATCGTGGTCGGCCTGATAGTCGATGAAGCGCCATCCTTGGAATTCTCCCGAAATCCCTTGCCACTGAAGGAGTGGGCTCTGAGAGGCGCCCAAAAAGTCAAGAGTCTTGCGGAACAGTCAAACCTTGACCAGGAAAAGACAGGTCTAATTGACCGGTTCCTCGACAAGGCAAACTCAATGAACGTGGAGATCATGCTTGAGAACCTTTCGAGGAAGCAGCCCGAGGAAGTCAACATCCGCGAactcaacctcctccgcaagGAATTGGCACAGAATCTCGGCGTGGAAACTCTTCTCGACTTGGAACCTAGAGCATCGGTGATTGTACCCTTGACTGCGAGCTGGGAGCTTTACGACCGGAGTGCCTCTCAACATAGCCAACCTGTGTTTCACCTGCTGCACGGCCAACCGGCGCCAAGGGGGGCTAGATCACGCTCAGTATCTCGATCGCATTCGCCTTCTGCTACTAGCAGTAGCCAGTCATCCGCCACAAACGGAAATGCCACCGGCCAGGCGAGCGATGCTTCTGCCGAGGGGGATAGTGAAGATATTATTCTTGACTAAAAacgccccctccctttcACGTCCTGGGCACTGTTGTTTTTCTCTCGATTCTCTCGTTATATAGACTCAAGTTTTTTCTGGGCCCGTTTCTCATTCCACATTTGATATAAGGTAGCCAGCGCGTAGTTTGGATCAGCGGGTTCATTTCGTTTTGTTTGCCTTTCTTGTCTCCTCCCTTATGTTGTCTTTTACTACTCTATACGCTATACTAGAATGACtatttttccttctttccgTTTCATCTTGACACTTGCTCTctgtttttccttttcccctccAACGACTTGTACGTGAAAAACATGGAGAGCTTCCTCA
This genomic stretch from Podospora bellae-mahoneyi strain CBS 112042 chromosome 1 map unlocalized CBS112042p_1.2, whole genome shotgun sequence harbors:
- a CDS encoding uncharacterized protein (EggNog:ENOG503P9QF; COG:S), encoding MTVKVGQPVSRSKHQSRVSRRIHARMSERDNFVPHEKEHAKRIQEERWEHYKDVIVAKYRESTLTNTKTYMEKEYNFKASRRQYVHRFSKQKWNISKYKGGQPQVVDEPSPNTPLSRQNPASPDLSSVALHPPSPTTRPAFDFSRYSSEQLAASHILSDGLLYLGDLNNAFAIKAELYRVITAGHGDFTDQEIRRQLLRRYVIDCICIIQTEADAKAARQMLEQNDLLYERWADTDDNTWESVLFRILTSRTYDSENSESSIIQIVEIINKTTVEADEAGHEKLQTLTPRKYRFDLLMYKIFSYALERYNEPTAVDEMPIDVGGLLKQFKNTQPAIKDSSVDPRLEWELVLKTLDFCVSELSNGEFHPLRLDNKTTRANRIFCTLLCALQKQIMIREQTTTALDNISSDKAHAQFASVYTELLGIVVGLIVDEAPSLEFSRNPLPLKEWALRGAQKVKSLAEQSNLDQEKTGLIDRFLDKANSMNVEIMLENLSRKQPEEVNIRELNLLRKELAQNLGVETLLDLEPRASVIVPLTASWELYDRSASQHSQPVFHLLHGQPAPRGARSRSVSRSHSPSATSSSQSSATNGNATGQASDASAEGDSEDIILD